The sequence CGCCGCCCGCGACTTCGGAGGCAGACAGCGTCACATCCGATTCATCGGACGCCGATACCTGCACCCCGGCATGCCGGCGGATGACCGAATCGGACACCCGGAGCCGGCTGTCAGCGACAGAGATCCCTCTCTCCCTGCCGTCCGTCACATCACAGTCGATCAGCGTCAATGCGCTTTCATTCCTCGCCGACAGCTGCGTGCTCTGGTGATAGTGGACCTTCGAACCGAGGAAGGTGCACGCGGAGCGATCGCACAGCAGACCGCCCGCAGCCCCTGACAGCAGCTCAGTCCCCTTGACAGTCACCGCACTGCCGTCCGTGCAGAAAAGCTGGTCGCCTGCCTGCCCTTTGAACCGCGAGGCGGAAATCCCGGCCTTCGATCCGCTCACCATCATACCGGCCGCTCCGCCGTCTTCAAGCACACAGGATACCAGCTGCACATCCGAACCATCAGCCGCTTCGATCTGCGCCGCTGCCTGCGTCCGGAAGACACAATTCCGCAGGACACCGTCTGATGCGTCGAATGAAAACCCCGCACCGTTGCCGACGAGGACACGGACGTCATCCGCCTCCACCGAACTTTCCTGTTCCGCACGGAGCTGCGCGCCGCCATTGCCGATGAACGAACTTTTCGTCAGGATCGCCCGGCTGCCCCCCGTCAGCAGAAGTCCTTCCTGCTGGCCGCCGAGAACGCCGCACTCCGTCAGCGCAGCCTGCCCGCCGTCGCGCACTGAAATCTGCGCAGTTTCGACCGTCTCCTCGACGATGCAGCCGAACAGGACCAGCCGCCCGGACACCCGGATGCCGCCGAGATTCTTCCGGAACACCGTCTGCTTTGCGGACACCTTGGCCCCCGCTTCCACCTGCAGGGGATGCCCCTGGATACCGGAGAACAGGCAGCGGCGGAGGGTCACCTGTCCGGAATCGGCCTGGAGTCCTGCAGGCTGCGCGTCCGCGCCGATCGTGAGCCCCTCAAGATGGACTTCCCCGGCCGCAGCGACCCGCACACCGCCCGCAAGACGGACAGCATCCGGCTCTTTGCCGGCACTGCTGAGCGTCAGCGGCTTATCTATAAGGAGAGTCTCGTAATAACTCCCATTTCCGATTTCAATACGGTCCCCCGGCTGCGCATCGTCAAGCGCAGCCTGTATCGCTGTGCAGGCTGCGTCCTGGTCCCCTGATACTTGAATCACCGCCAAATCCCCCGCCTCCTCTCCAATAGTGGACTTCATTTACACACCGAACGCATTACTTTTTAATCAACACCCGCACAAGTTCCCGTGCAGAAACATATATTCTCATTTTACCATAATTCACTGTCGCAGTGCTGCATGAACAGCTTTCTCCCCCGCTGTTTTCACGCTCAGCGCCGGCCATATCGGACACTTCCCGCGAAGTATCGGACACATCGCGCAGAGTATCGGACAGATCCCCCGACTTATCGGACACTTCGCACGACATATCGGACACTTCGCCGAATATATCGGCACCCGGACACAATTCACTCTCCCCCGAGACCCGACGGATCGCCCTCGGGCAGGCACGGCGAGGGTGGACGAAACGGAAACTGCGGAACCATCTGACAGCGCAAACGGCTTGTTCCACGCAAAACGGCCGTCCGGAGAACTGTCTCCGGGCGGCTGTCTGCGCGGACAAGGAGAATGCTCATCCGCTGCGGTCGCAATCATCCTGCCTGTCATAAGCCAATCTGTTCCCACCGATGCGCTTACCGAAATACCGATGTCATAACGGCTTCACAGAGTATCCTCGTGACAGATTCAAGATCACCCCCTTAACGGGCTATACTGGCTGTTCCGAAGATGCCTTATCCCGCTTCGGGCGGAGGCCTGTGAAGTGCTCGATACACGCGTGATACCTCGCCCGGCATTTGCTCACATTCGACGGGAATGAGCTGTGGAGCGGATGGGGCAGACTCTCGGCGAGCGGATACTCAAGTTTTCCGGCGTCTGCCAGCTGCCTAAGCGTACGCTGCACTTCCCCGCTCAGGGGGACGATTGCCGACGGCCGCACAATCGCCATCTCGGCCAGGAAGGAATCGATGAAATGGTGGCGGACGGACCCAGGGATATTATAGTAATTTAAATTCCTGCCGTTCCGCATGAATCCATACCAAGATATATTGGTCAGGTACACGGCATCCTGGAACCCGCCCGCCTCATAGGCCTCCATCACAGACAGCATGAACTGGGCAGCCCGCTCCTGTTCGGGCTTGCGGCCGTGCATGTCCACCCCGGGCATCAGCCGGCTGATCCCATCAAAATCGATGAACGGGACACCCGTCTTCCCGGCACCGTATTGACCCGGATTGATGCCGCAGAGGACGAGGCGGTGACCCGGTTTGGAATAGAACGTATTATAATACCGCCTGCCCAGTTCCGCCTGTTCAGCAAAACCGGGCAATATGTGGATCCCTTCGCGTGCCAGTTCCTCCTGCACCTCCTCTTCCCGCTTCAGCCAATCCATGAATGACAGATGCAAATCGATGACCCTCTCCAAGAGTCTCCACTCCTTCCTGCAGCACTCGGGGTACTCATCTGGTGCGCTAATGACATACCATACTTTCTCATATTTCCGATTTTATCAGAAAACAAAGGAAAAGGAAGAGTTTTTTACTACGAAAAATAATATATAAATTAATATGATGAGAATTACAACAAATACATTCACTTTCACAGCCTGACTTCCGCCGGCTGATCGAACAGGCGCTCAAGCAGAACGTGAAATCGACGTGCGAAGCGGCAGGCGCCGACTACAAACTGGACTACGTCCGCGACTGCCCGTCCATCTGGAACGATCCGGCGGAGACGGCACACGTGAAAGAGGTCGCTGCGGAGAACGTCCGCTGCACGTTTTTTTGTGGGTCACGGCTACTCACGCCACAGTATCGGACAGTTGGCGGGTGATATCGGACACTTCAACGAATGTATCGGACACTTCCCCGAATTTATCGGCATCCGGACACAATTCAACCCCTGACTGGTGCTCGCTCCGCTCGTTTTCCTTGTGGACACGACGACCGCGGCGACTTACCTTCTAAAACAGCTCATCCCGGCGCGCAGGAAACCGACAAGCCAGCTCTTCTCAAGGCGATATCGGACATATGGCGGGACGTATCGGACATATGGCGCGATGTATCGGACACTTCAACGGATGTATCGGACACTTGAGCCAGCATATCGGACACTTCCCCGAATTTATCGACATCCGGACACAATTCAAGAGCCAAACGGTATCCGTCCGCAGCTCGTTTTCCGCGGCGGCTCAAAAAATGCACCACCGCCGACACGCATTTCACGGAACCTGTTATGCAGAAACCTTTACTATTCCCGGCAAATACCTTAACATTAAAAGAGTAAACTAATTACACGAAAATCTGTGGCAGGACTATCAACGGGCAGACCGGTAACCTATGTTGTCATCGTCCTGCGGAGTACAAGGTATGGGAGCCTCCCATATACGCAAACTTGTTGAAGAAGATGCTTCTGTGAGGATCAATGACAGTCCAGGGACACATGATTAGCATTCCC comes from Sporosarcina trichiuri and encodes:
- a CDS encoding uracil-DNA glycosylase family protein; this encodes MERVIDLHLSFMDWLKREEEVQEELAREGIHILPGFAEQAELGRRYYNTFYSKPGHRLVLCGINPGQYGAGKTGVPFIDFDGISRLMPGVDMHGRKPEQERAAQFMLSVMEAYEAGGFQDAVYLTNISWYGFMRNGRNLNYYNIPGSVRHHFIDSFLAEMAIVRPSAIVPLSGEVQRTLRQLADAGKLEYPLAESLPHPLHSSFPSNVSKCRARYHACIEHFTGLRPKRDKASSEQPV